The genomic region CTTAATGATCGTGCGTGTGCTCGTATGTATGTTCATGTATGTTACTTGTGTTTTGTATGTAACAAAACAAGTGTGATAAAACTGTCATTTCCCCCTCGTGGGACCAaataaaggattcttcttctgCTATTTTTCCTTCTGTTACAGACAGTGTTTAAATTTTTGGCTTTCTTGGAGTCAGAATTCAGTGCTTGTGTTGTATATGATGTTTAcaatttaattttaataaggATGCAAATTCTGTGCAGGTATTTTTTCTATAATAATTTAAGAAGCTGGCTTCAATagaacagaaaaataaataaatggttcCAATAATTGTTTCTGGAAAAACTTGTGTCTGTTGTATCTGTAGGCTACtttatatttatttccttttgtgATGTCCTTACTGTGCAGCAGCGACACCCTGTGGACGGGGGCGGTATCGCACCCTGGGCTCCGACAGCGGAAGCCTTTCTACGTCAACGCGTGTGCGCTGAGCGTCCGTACGTGCGAGTTTGCATGCTCGCGCCCTGGAGAAACTAATCTCCCGTTTTCAGGTTGCTGAAAATGTTCGCACGTTTCCTGAAAGGCGGCGTGTTTGTCGAGCGATGAGGACACTTATCGGAGCGCTGTTGGCTGTTTGAAACACGATTGTGCAAAACTTCCCACATCTCGACGCAAAGCTGCGTTTGCTGCTCCACGGGGCGGATTTGTGATTAAAGGAAGCATGATTCTGCGGAGGGTTCCAGCGGGGAGGCGGACATGGCTGGCCCTTGTGAGTTTTGGACTTCCATTTGTTCTTGGTGCGACTCTGCAGCCAAATATGGCGGCCCGGTGTTATTAACGGGGAGGCGGGTTCTGTTTCCAAACCGCCTCGGTTGTGTTCACTTTCAGGTTCCACAGAGGCTGGATGCGTGTTTCTTCTCCTCCGTGCCGTCCCAGCCGGTGCCCCCACTAGCTCAGACCCTGCAGGGCTACCTGAAGGCCCTGGAGCCACTGCTGCCCCCCCAAGAACTGAGCCACACGCGAAGGATGGTTCAGGAGTTCGGCAGGTCGGGCGGGCTTGgcccacagctgcaggagggccTGGAAAGGAGAGCCATGCTAACCAAAAactgggtgggtgtgtgtgtgtgtgtgtgtgtggactcggTGTGGGAACTGTGACAGATGGTGCAGCTTGACATGGGTGTGTGCACGAAAAGTGCTGCCATGTTTGTTCAAGCGCGCGGTTCTGTCCACAGACACTTTAATTTAGGATTTACAGTGCCTGAAGATCTGGACCAGCTTTGTGTTTAAAAGTACATGGATAAATGAAAGAGGTTGAATGAGTGAGGCTGTTGAAATCCTTATCAACCTTCTCTGCATCTGTTGGTGCTGCCGTGCAGATCTCGCCCTCCTGGGTCCAGTGGGCCTACCTGGAGAGCAGGCAACCGTTGCCCGTGCACTCAAGCCCAGCCATTTCTCTGCCACGGAGGGATTATAATGGCTGGAGGAGCCAGCTCGTGTGAGTATTGCACACAAAACCTGATGGGAGATCACAGAAGTGTCGCCAACGCCGCCTTAATGTCACGCAGGTGAAGTTTAATTAGAATCTCAAACCTCGTTTGTCTCGGAGGGCTTTACAGGCTGCACACGCGTGCTCCCATCTGCCCTGAGAGCCTCAAACTGGGTCAGGAACAAGGGCAGAACCTGTGGGGTCGCGAGCTGTAGATGCCACATATACGGAGAACATCAGCGCCACCTTTAGACATCTTGGAGTTGGTGGACGAAGGTTCTGATGCTAAAGGAAACAAAGTCCACCGTTTGGAAACCTGCCATTTAAGAGCACTGGCTGGATTATGAGGAGTTCTGAGGTCATTAAATAAGACGATGCAAGTTTTTAAAATGGATTCTGAACGTTGGAGAGGGTCCAGAATGATCCAGAGTAAAACAGGGACGACTCTTTCTGCATCGGCTTGGACAGGACGGCTGAACGCTAGCGATGTTGCGCAGGTGATGAAAGGCAGGTGAAACATGGACGTCCAGTCGGAGCCTGAATGGGTCCAGCAGCGGTGCTGGGGAGGGTCCAGCAGCGGTGCTGGGGAGGGTCCAGCAGCGGTGCTGGGGAGGGTCCAGCAGCGGTGCTGGGGAGCAGCACGGGGCTTCACCCTGATGTGATGACCTCCACAAGTCTATCAGTGGTTTTAGAGCGCAGTTAGCTCACCAGCTAATGTTTAGGTTAAAATCATATATTGCTCTGCGGGGGTGCACGGTAGCCCTGTGGTGTCTCTAAGGGGAGCACAAATGTGAGCGTGGTGTTTGCCAAAGCCTGGTAAAAACAGGTCCTAACCTACCAAACCCCTCcatggtttccatggaaacaagcAGATTTCTGTTGTCTCTCATGACCTTTGTCTCCTCCCAGGTTCGCTTCCAAACTGATCGCAGCAGTTCTGGACTTCAAGGCCAAAATCAACACGTGAGTTGCGTCCAGATTTACCTGCACGTTAATCACTGTGGATTAAAGGTGGAGTTTTAGTTTGGTTGGTTCAAAAGGACCTGATCTCATTAGGTGAACATGTTGTATCTTGAGGTGGGTCTGTTGTGAACATTTTTACTGATCTTATTGCTAAAATGTTGTGGCAGTTAAGTACGATCAGAAtaatctgttgttgttgttgttgttgttgttgttaatcaGAATATCTTGTGGGTTATTGACCGTTCTGAATATTAAAGGCTGTTTTCCTGCGTCTCAGCGGCCAGCTGCCGGTGGAGCACATGCGAGGGAAGCCCCTGTGCATGGAGCTCtaccccctcctcttctcctcctgtagGATCCCGGGTCCCAAACACGACTACGTCACCCACCACCGCCGCTCTCCCACACACATCACGGTGGTCAGGAACTATCAGGTGAGGTCGCAGcgcttccctcctctctgctccgcACCTCTGCGTTTGAAAGGCCAGGAGGAGCCTCGTGGCGGCACCAGCTCGTGCACTTTAGCTCCCACCGGGCTGTCCACGCCTGAAAACGGGCTCCAGAGTGGCGAGGACCTGGAACCAGGCCCCATTCGTTGGCGTGTGAACACAAAGCAGAGCGCTAGTCCACGGTGGCCTGTGGAGACAGCCGCACACCCTCATCGGTCCACTCGAAACCCGATGAATCCTCGCGACCAGTGCGAACGTCTCAGCTGCTAACTGTTGCTGTAAATGCAGTTCTTCCAGTTGGAGGTTTACAACAGCGACGGCTCTCGGCTCACCGAGTCTCAGATCCACAGTCAGCTGCTCAGAATCCGCTCTCAGTCCTGGAAGACGGACAAGGAGCCAATGGGCATCCTGACCAGCGAGCACCGCCACACCTGGGGACAGGCCTACAACCGTCTGCTGACAGGTGGGTCCCGGTCCAGCCTGTGTTAGCGGGAGgcttggctaatgctaatgatgtGATATTAGAACTGTCCTGTTTATTGCACCCATGAAAATGGGAATATCCAGTAGTTTATTATCCTGTGTGAAACGttataatttaaaataattgtgTCTGTCCACGTGTGTTTCAGATAAACTAAACAGAGAGTCTGTGCGGATGATAGAGACGGGCCTTTTCTCTTTGTGTCTGGATTCTCCAGTGATGAGGATATCGGATGAGAAgtacgcgcacacacacacgcacgcacacacacacgctggtaTTTCTAAGTCCACAACAGAGTACCTGACTCTCGATTGTCGTGCATAATTAGTGCAACCAGACTTTCTATAAAGGGGTCCAGTCAAGCTTGGCCCCCCCGCCAGTCACGTCTGCATCGTCCCAATAATCGTTGCTGTTTGTAAAGCTGCTGCTTCCGGGGCTAAAATACACAGGAAAACGCCTCCATACCAAGGAAACGTCGGCCACTTTACCAGTTCACTCTTCCTCAAATGCATCTTTCTGGTCATTTTTAACCGTCTGACTAACGTATTGgtccacacttcctgtctcggTGTAAATGGCTGTATTTCCTGTATTGCTTTACTTTTGGCTCCAGAGCCTGAACCCCTCCTTCAgctttttgaagatgttttacTTCTTCAAGAGGCTTTTTTCTACCTGGAGGGAATCCCAGAGTTGTATCAATGCAGTGTGGAGGTTGTTGGTGGGGGGATCTTTCTGGAGAGGGATCCCAGGACAGCCTCCTCTGGCCAGTGGAGGTTTTCCCAGTTTAAAAAATGAACCTTGCTGCCTAACGAGTGTCCCTAATCGTCTGTCCAGatctggaccagcctctgtctgaatGTGTTAACCAGTTTAAGTCCAGTTGAATGTTCTCAAGGCTCCCTGACTGAGAACATCTGCATGTATTTCTTCACATATTGATTTGTTAAACAGCTCATGACCACATATTGTTGTACACTTTAGTGTGTTCCTAATAGATCTGTGTATTTTGTGCCAAGTAAAAGGTCCAAATGTGTGTTGACCCTCCTCTGTGCCATATTTGATTGACAGGTATGCCAGCCGTAAGGCAGCTCAGGTTCTGCATGGAGGCGGGACATTTTCCAACAGTGGGAACCGCTGGTTTGACAAAACACTGCAGGTGAACAAAAGACCTTAAAGCAGGTTGAGGAACGTGTGGTGGTGATGGTCTGACCCTCGTCTCTGTCTGAGCAGTTTGTGGTGGGGGAGGATGGCTCCTGGGGCCTCTTATACGAACAAGCCACTGCCGAGGGCCCCCCCATAGCAACACTGCTGCACCACATCCTTGACTACTGGTGAGATGTGATCACATTCTCTTATTGACCTGGAGGACAGCTTTAGCATGTGGCTATCGCTGGCTAAGCACCCGTGttcttaaatatatatataatttggATTTGTGCTATTCGGCGTCACTCATTTTCAATCATTGTGTATCTTCCCGGCCGCAGTGAGAAACCAGACCCAAAGAGGGCGCCGCTGGTCCCGCTACCAATGCCCAAGAAGCTTTACTTTCACATAGACAGAGAAATTAAGAGGGACATAGAACATGCCAAGCAGAACCTCGACATGTAGGTGTGAATTCTCTAATGTGACAATGCTGCTCCAAGTCCTCCTCGCTCGCAACTCCAGCGGCTGCATTTTGATTCATCAGAAGTTGGTTATTATCGGTCTTTATTCCTTTAATATCGCTACACTGATTTGTAAATGCGTACTGAGCCATATAATATGCATACGTACAGGTAATTAGCAAACGAATGGTGAATACAAGCATGTTTCTGATGTCCTAGAATATCTTTAATCActcttctttcttcattttGCTTTGTTAAATCAGAAGAAATGTCTTGATATAGAGCACAAGTCTGATTATTCCCTAAATGGGCGTTTTTGTAACGTGCACGTTGTGTGTCACACCTCAGGATGTAGCACAGCACCGTGAAATTTGAGTTCagaatgatgtcatttaaaatccaaactacTGTGTTGAATTTCCGATAGTTTGATCAATGATCTTGACGTGAACGTGTTCAACTTCAAGAGGTTTGGCAAGGAGCTTCCCAAGCAACACAGGCTGAGTCCTCACTCCTTCATCCAGGTGGCTATGCAGCTCGCCTACTACAGGTGAGGGGTGGCGCCACAGCCCTTTAGTTCGCATAACTACCCGTGACGCGGTTAAGAAGACGGGAAGTTCTGGTTTGTCTTCAGTTAAACAGGCCAAGGATCTGATCTCTTTAGGTTTTAAAGCGTTTGCTTCCACCCCAGAGTCCACAACGAGGTCTGCGCCACCTGCGACATGGTCTCTCAAAGGATGTTTCGAGGAGGACGGACTGAATTTGTGCGCTCGCCCATAAATCAGACCCTCAGGTTCATCCTGGCCTTTGATGATGCGTCGCTGTCGGTGAGAAACTGCAGCTTCTTTTAAGCTTCGTTTGTGGGTTTGAAAGGCAGCAGAATTAGTTTTTGATTCCTCCTCAGCGGGAAGCCAAAGTCCAGCTGTTCCGAGAAGCTGTGGATGCTTATTCAGAGCTGATTGCACAGGTGAACCAGAGccaaactcctcctcctctaatgTTAAAAGCTTGTCCACTCAGGTTTTGGTTTTCTCCTGCTCAGGCCTTTAAGGGACATGGAATTGATCGCCACCTGCTGGGCCTTAAGCTGCAGGCCATCGAGGAAGGATACAGTATCCCAAAAGTTTTCATGGACACGGCGTACGGCGTGGCGACTCACTGGAAGCTCAGAACcgggcaggtgtgtgtttttggtagTTTTGGGCCCCCGATCTTCTGCCGTGTTTAATGCCCATTAACTTCAGGCGTCTCCATGACACATTCCAGCTCGGAGGTCAGTGGCTCTTCTGCTGTAACGGGCGGCGTTTCGCCACTTTTCCACCCTCCCGCTCAGCAACAGGCTGTGTGGAAGTTTCCCCCAGCACAGATTATTTTAGCCAGCGCCATCTTGTGGGAGGGTTCATATCATTTCAGATGGACCAGATCACAGAATGGTGGAACTGCTGACACCCTTCAAACGTTGTCAgcgtttttttaaatgtgtgtttttgtgatcaCAATTGTCGGCGCGATCGTAGTCGGGCTCTTTGGGGCGGATCCCGGTGGGATTGTAAAGAAGAAGTTTATTTTTTGAAAAGGTTTCACAGACTCGGGAGTCACACTAACGAGCTGTTGTTTTGCTTCATCAGGTTCCTGCCAACACGGACAGCGTGATGTGTTTTGGCCCCCTCGTTCCTGATGGCTACGCCATTTGCTACAACCCTCAGGCCGACCACGTCCACTTTTCCATCACCGCCTTCAACTGCTGCGAGGAGACGAACGCAGAGAAACTTGCTCTCACGCTGAAGGACACCTTGTGTCGGCTCCAGGAGTTGCTGCAGCCGACCGTGTAGCGTGTCTGCGTCACGCTCCACCTGCCActgaaaatgctttattttcttgAGACAAAACTGGATGCTGAGGTTCATATATCTATattttttgaaacattttgcttttctAAGGAAGAACTGAGCTCACACGTGTTAGAATTGACGTGCTGCATCAGATCCCAGCAAAATTTAGCCTGACACTCCGTCAATCTGAACAAAGCCCCACAGAAATAAGAGAAAAGCATGTCTGAGCTGCCGGCACTCCTTTCATAAGCCATGACGCCCTGCTTCACCCCTCCAATGAAAATACACGGCTCCTATTGCACTTTTGATAAATGTGTTTCAAAACCATTGATTTTGTAGCTTCGCACATTTGTTGAAGACCAAAAGTGAGAAATGTGTTAAATTTGACAGGTTTGTCTTGAGTTGTTTGTactgtggttgtgtgtttgcttcACTGCTGGGAGGCGTCGGCCTGCAGGACTGGCTAATAACGCTGCCTGTGAGGACAGCACAGCTTCCAGCACAGGTtcacgtgtgtgttggtgattGTATGTTGCACTGCATTATGTTTTACAACCTTTCAGAAAATCACTAGTATCTCtgaggctttttttgtttttcccctctgtatTACACATAACTGAGCAATTTCCCTGTTCAGACTTTTGTTCCAGCTGTGAACAACACAAGTTGTGGAATAAAAGAAGATATGAAACCATGTCCATCTCCTGCCActaaaaggaaatgatgtgAGATACTGAGGCCTTGAAAACATTGTAACTGAGGAAGTTTTGAACAACACTAAACGTTGCTGCAATCAGAACTTTTCAGTTGTCTTCCAGTTCTATATTTTCAGTCTGGTGCAAGATTGAAAGTTCTAGCCAAACCTCAGAACAGGAGGGAACGATTTAGTTATTCTGTTCTATCCCTGCTTCAGGAGGCCACAGAAGACGATCCGCAGCTCTGAGCGTCCTGGTGAGGCCTGATATTCCTGTAtcctcagcctctccagctgcatctgcctcctccttcactccttcAAATGGCAACTTTTCACTTTTTCAGACAAGGGACATaaagaaaaaggacaaattttccatcaatcaaatcaaaacagACTGTTGAACATCTCTGCACCAACAGGAATGTTCTTGTTTTATTATTCCCGTTTGCCTCTGGGATGCCTCCCGTTTTTCTGCACGtacgtgcgtgcgcgcgcgtaaATCAACTAAGTGTCACTCTTTACAGACGAAATTATGAATAAAATGGACTACAGGAGGGCGAAAAGGCCGTTTAAATACCATGCACAGTAAATAAATTGAATCTATATTGTCAAACATAATTGTTTTATATAAAATAGTTGTAGTACGCTTGTGTGTATTGTATTTGCATGTATATTTGCATTGCGCCTCTATATAAAGTCTAACCCAGAACATTCAATGATGAGAGAATTTCCATAATAAACAAACTTCCGCCCTGTGCGGAAGTGACGTCACCCCCGATTTGCGTCCGGACcggaacaaacaacaacaaaaatagcaGGACATGCTTTACAGCAAACTACACTTTCCTTTAAACTACTCCTTTAAAACTCCCCCTTCTGAACCGCTTCTTAGtgagaaagaaaaagggaatATGTTAGCACAACATTAGCACGGTGctcttgtgtttttggttttattttagttgtcttttttaatgattttaaaaaaataaatattagacTCATTCGTGGAAACAATGCAGGACTTTTGTCCGAGGACAAGAACCAGAAGGTCGAGCAGCAGCCGGGTCTCTGCCTTGCTGTACCCGCTGCTCGGTGCGTGTTTCTGGGCTTCGGTGGCTGGATACAAGCCGGTGATAATAGTGCACGGTTTGTTCGACAGCTCTGAGGATTTTAAAAACTTAAAGATGTTCATCAACCAAGTGAGTCGTGCCACCACTGTGGACCTGGTTCGGTAGGATTGCTTTGGAAGTTAGTCTGTGGACTAAGGGATGTTAACAGAGGTCCAGCAGGCCTTCAGCTTGTATAACACCTTTATAACAGTGGAACAGCTCCTTTAGAGCTGATATCATTTATCAGTGTTAGTTCTTTATCAGTGTTAGTTCTGCCCATTATTACTGCAGGTGTACTACTCCAAAGTGGGTGTTTAGTAGTGTCATTCAAATGTGGAGTTGTAAAACGTGTTATAATATGGATTTTCTCTATTATTCTACACTCCCATCTGGAAATCAACAGAGAGCGAGACTGTATATTTCTTGAACCACCAGTCGTGGAGCTTCAGACCACATTCTTTCTGCTACAGTtagtttttgcatttttacaaTAAACAGCCATTAATCGATACATGTCTGTTCGGTTCCACTCACGAGTGAACGTTTTTGCTGACTTTTGGTGACCAGGCTCTCTCATTGCTTTAGACTgactccttctctcccctcctcggCAGTCTCATCCTGGCACCAATGTGACGGTCATCGACTTGTTTGACAGGAGCGCCAGCCTGGAGCCCATGTGGAAGCAAGTGGAGGGATTCAAGGCAGCTATTTACCCAATAATGCAAAACGCAGCAGATGGGGTCCATTTTATCTGCTACTCTCAAGGTCCCTGAGTACCTGGAAGTGGAATACAGATAAAAATTTGGTGTTTGTTTATGATCAAGTCCTGGTATTTTAGGTGCACTGTTATCTTTGCTAAACAGGACGTCAGAGTGATATTCTAGCTGTCTTCAACACCATGTCATGATCATCCTGATGGAGCCTGTTTTTGGTGACCCTTCCACAGGAGGCCTCGTCTGCAGAGGAATCCTGTCCACCCTCTCAGAACACAACGTCAATTCTttcatctctctgtcctccccccaGGCTGGTCAGTATGGAGGTCAGTAACACCAAATGGGATCATTCTGTTTAAAGAGCTGCAATAAATCGTTGCTTTTGAAGAGCTAATGTGCAGATAGTGACTGAAAGTTTCTGGGTGTCGTCTTGGTCCTGTCCTCGGATCCACTCGGTTTCTAGCAGACGAAACAAATGGAAATCGAGTTAACGATCGCTCAATTTAGTGCGACCTGTTTGATAGTGTGTGATTTTCCTGTAACTGCACTTGAGTCTTTTACTCGTGCTGAATGTGCCCGTCGTGGTGTGCAAATGAAAGACAAGAACCAGAAATCTGTCAGCTGTTACCTGGTTGTGTTTACTCACATCCAACATTTAAATCCCAAATCTGCATATTTCCTTGATGTTTCATCCCGTTCCAGTATACTGTACgaatgaaaacatttgtttctaATACCTTTCTACAAATGGTTGACTAAGACATTCAGCAAAAAGGGGAAATATGGTAATTATTGTTGTCTTAAATGGTTACAAGTAGTGAGCAATGAGACTAAAGGTTTGTAATATTCAAGTAAAAAGATGCCATCGACACGCTGCTGAAATGCTGCAAGTTCAGATCAAATTTGGACTAAAGTCACCTCTGTTAGTGGCACCATGTTAGCAGGCCTGTTCCTCACCCTGCCCTGTTcccccacagacacagactATCTGAAGTACCTGTTCCCACAGTTTGTCAAGTCCAACCTCTACCACCTGTGTTACACTGGAGTAGGTCAGAGGATATCCATCTGCAACTACTGGAACGGTCAGACTTCCAGCacaaacatctgttttgatGTTGGAATGCAAGTAaagcttctcctctccctcctcctctcacagaCCCTCATCACAGAGACCTGTACGTGAACAGCAGTGATTATTTGGCTCTTCTGAACAGCGAAAGAGCCAATCCAAATGCAACAGGTGAGCACGTTAGCTTAATAACAAAAGCAAAACCTCTTAAAAGCTCTAAAAAGTGCAAACATCAGTATTGTGCTGAGCTGTAGTTGCTCGTGTGTAGCTTAGTGTGGCCACTTTCACACCTCAATTTCAGAGTGGAAGAAAAACTTCCTCAAGATCAAGAAACTGGTGTTGATAGGTGGTCCTGATGACGGCGTGATAACGCCCTGGCAGTCAAGGTGAGGCCACCTTCCGCTCTCCTCACGCACATGTTGACGTCACAAGATTCTTTCTTATTGGGACCCCACAGTTTTATAACAGTATACAGTAAAGCTGAGAATCAGAACAGAGGTcattgtgtgtgcacgtgcgcgtgcttGTGGTTGTAATATCGGTGAACTGGAGACACTGCCGTGCACCAGAGGGAACGATATTATtatgctcttcttcttctatcATGAAACACTTGTGACAGTTTGTTGCTGGGACTCATCACCCGACTTGTGATGCTCACGTGAcgtttcctcttcttcttgtgaCTTTAGCCAGTTTGGGTTTTATGACAACAACGAGACCGTCATAGAGATGCAGGAACAAGACGTAAGTTGACCTTAAAAGAACGACATTTACAACACATTTGCGTTGTGATCAC from Takifugu rubripes chromosome 12, fTakRub1.2, whole genome shotgun sequence harbors:
- the cratb gene encoding carnitine O-acetyltransferase b, whose protein sequence is MILRRVPAGRRTWLALVPQRLDACFFSSVPSQPVPPLAQTLQGYLKALEPLLPPQELSHTRRMVQEFGRSGGLGPQLQEGLERRAMLTKNWISPSWVQWAYLESRQPLPVHSSPAISLPRRDYNGWRSQLVFASKLIAAVLDFKAKINTGQLPVEHMRGKPLCMELYPLLFSSCRIPGPKHDYVTHHRRSPTHITVVRNYQFFQLEVYNSDGSRLTESQIHSQLLRIRSQSWKTDKEPMGILTSEHRHTWGQAYNRLLTDKLNRESVRMIETGLFSLCLDSPVMRISDEKYASRKAAQVLHGGGTFSNSGNRWFDKTLQFVVGEDGSWGLLYEQATAEGPPIATLLHHILDYCEKPDPKRAPLVPLPMPKKLYFHIDREIKRDIEHAKQNLDILINDLDVNVFNFKRFGKELPKQHRLSPHSFIQVAMQLAYYRVHNEVCATCDMVSQRMFRGGRTEFVRSPINQTLRFILAFDDASLSREAKVQLFREAVDAYSELIAQAFKGHGIDRHLLGLKLQAIEEGYSIPKVFMDTAYGVATHWKLRTGQVPANTDSVMCFGPLVPDGYAICYNPQADHVHFSITAFNCCEETNAEKLALTLKDTLCRLQELLQPTV
- the ppt2b gene encoding lysosomal thioesterase PPT2, translated to MQDFCPRTRTRRSSSSRVSALLYPLLGACFWASVAGYKPVIIVHGLFDSSEDFKNLKMFINQSHPGTNVTVIDLFDRSASLEPMWKQVEGFKAAIYPIMQNAADGVHFICYSQGGLVCRGILSTLSEHNVNSFISLSSPQAGQYGDTDYLKYLFPQFVKSNLYHLCYTGVGQRISICNYWNDPHHRDLYVNSSDYLALLNSERANPNATEWKKNFLKIKKLVLIGGPDDGVITPWQSSQFGFYDNNETVIEMQEQDLFLRDVFGLKTLAARGDLIICSVPGVQHVFWHSNETVFHTCMEKWLE